Genomic DNA from Solanum pennellii chromosome 3, SPENNV200:
taacctcacatgtatgaattgtaatgaaaggacaatactcatgcaattcttattgagctaagatgatgattattatataatgtatagaccctatgacctacattaagctatgatgatttataaaggcattaaagacatttcaaaagggactctagcttagcatcgagtgaactagagtgagtagtgtcccttcccacatagagaaggtaggatcactaacaTACTCATAATATTGGAGACTATTatacatgtagcataaagagggtcccaactacatctcctacttcttgaactatgttcccccataagaatactagctagtggatccacatagatgatatgttcatgttttggtactaccttggcaagtagtccgccttccttcggtgtagggttccatgataCCGGATACCACATTAGCTGatgtgatctatgtcggttaaggcaagagtttctcaaaaggtaaaatgaagtaatggaatgaactctaactcgGATagcctaaggggtttagcttagtctaggctggggtatgggactctacctatacattgcactagttagccttgagggaagtcttagaaggatgttcttatgtatgtatatgcttataaatgtaaatcatgtgtatatgatgatcttacatgatTATGACACTTTATGacattggtttcacttatgaatatgtctaTGGTCTATATTACTAAGGTATGATAATGACTAGTCTAAATGATATAGTATGTgtagttggacattggttatggttcttgttagatcaacttgattgagtaaagttatggggctttgcttagtcattgcattagtggacttaatgagggttcatgataGTCTTGttgtggttatgatgttatgaactctttacatgcttgttgatgttatgacttgatgatagagttgtcttgactatgtgctcaattatgtttatatgcatgttgacttgactagaattagtattgttggtcttgtgatgaaCATGGTCATGACTTAATTAATACGTACTCTTGACTtatattggttcttgaatgtgcattgtgCTTCTCAAAGGAAATtgcatgttttaattaaatgtccctttttaacatgattttatgtgtgtgtgtgtgttatggtcctatacttagtacaactgatgtgctaaccccagtttctccctttttccccaacattttaggttccggtcattgaagggctTGTGACgacttttgaaggaagacttggaattctcactctccaagttgggtaggtcctcaccacttcgaggacaatgccaTATTCTAGCTTCGAATATTAATTAGTCTTAAAGATAGTATGTTcattcctttcatttgagtatcaaagattgtatagcctatatttggcttttattgtattgatataTGGGTTATTCCCAATTGTAATACTATTGTTTTGatagttatgagatgagacatctggttttaagactatgttatatcttatatatatatatatatatgtgtgtgtgtgtgtgtgtgtgtgtgtgtgtgtgtatgcaataaaagtagaagactatgtaatcttcttaaacgacgggtctatgtatactcgatatgaatatatatattatgtgtatgtgagaggtctatgtaaacctgggatagatagaagaaaacttttaaatttttccgcatttttatcctatgaatgtaatgatgtaagctaagaggctagtcttagtcctcgatgaggacgacgatgccggttatgTATAGGGGGTGCTCGCCATATGTGACAACCTCGAAGGCCGAAACTTTACTCAACCAACTCTATTGAAGCGCTTCCTCAACCACACGGTCACTGAGACGACCCCAACTATCAAAAATGGAAAGAGTTCATCAAAAGGACCTCAATCATACCCCTATTGATAGGATTAGAAATTGAGGGTAAGATAGTCCAAATATCACTCCAGAAATCAAAAGgataaaattagatttttagTTGAAAAACATATTCTACAAGCCAAGTGAATTTGTGCTTGAGAAAAATTCACTAAATCGATCAAGATTCGAGTTCCAATTTATGAAAATACCAATTTCAAACATAATGGAACCCACCCCCACCCACCCctaaaaaaatccaaatcaaaatcatgatttAAGGAGGCTTTtgagagacaaaaaaaattgatgaaatcaAGGAGGAATAGGTAGAGAAAGCTTAACCACATGAATTTTCACAAAATGCAGCAAACAAATCACCTCCCCAAAGCTCTAAAAGATTGGAAATAGTGGTGAGAAAAATCTTGAATTAAGGTTTTGTTCAGGAAAAATTTGGTCGTCGCAATCACAAGCCACAAACTCTCACGATCGCAAAGGTCACAAAGGTTCACATCGCGATTGCGAGACCCATGTCCgtgataaaaaaattctaaagaaaAGGGTTTCATCCCTAACAAGAGGCTATGGGCCACGATTATGAAGGCCACGGAGAAGACACATCGCGATCGCGAAGGTCAAAATGACTTGCACTTGAAAACAAACAACTCTGCTCAAAACACTAGGAAAAATGCCCCTGACTTGACCCTTGAATTCATTCCgagtttgataaaaataaacatgTTACTCCACCAAAAATTGGTGTTTTGCACTCAACGAAATCGTTgaatttctggaaaaaaaaaaggtcgaATGACACAATTACCTTCATAGACTACTCTTATGACTTCAAATTCAACTTTTTATCTAAAGACCGAAAACTCAACCGAAGGTCTCAGCAACTTTGCCAACCACCTTACTATCGCAGACTCGACGTTCTAGACATGTTGGAACTGAAAGAGTCCCAATCCAATGCTAGGGACTCAAAATGCTGACCAAAGTCAATCATACCAatgatactcaactcaaaaggGTCAAAACCACTAAAAACACACCCGGTCACACAAGGGACAACACTAACCATTCCCACAAGACAAACTAAGAATGAAAAAGGTAAGTGGAtgaaaaaagtggtcaattcaCAAGAAATGGTAAAACTTCGTGTCTCTTCCCTTGTACTCCCTTAGTTTAATATATGTTCATTTGAAAGAAATTGTCTAGATATTGTAACCTCTAACTTAGCCTCTATCCTTGCTGCCTTACAAATTTCCCTTTTACCTGCTTCTATGTCACATCCGTGGAGCAcctcctagacgtaaccggcgtcgtcgtcctctttgaggactaagactagcctcttagcttacatcattacattcataggttaaaaatgcggaaattttaaaaaaatcattacttctaaattgaggtttacatagacctctacatatacataatatttatatcgagtatacatagatccttcgtataggaagattacttagttttctacttttattgcacatagatatatatgaaatataacaTAGTATCAAAAgcatgtctcatctcataaccatctaacaagagtctAATAATTTGGGACTAGCCCATACTTCAATttaataagaccacatataggtcatacaatgttttgtactcaattaaaaaggaaagaacataagagtcttaaaactaaaacaacatcataagcttgatagtggGATTGCCCGCGTAAAGTAAGGACCTACCTAACTTGGATAattgagaattccaagtcttcttcaagtcgtctcaaaagcccttcaatgatcggaacctaaaatgttggggaaaatgaagaaatggggttagacataatcattaagtcataggtatgtacatcacaagaccaacaacactaactgtagtcaagtcaacatgcatatcatataattgaaaacATAGTCAAAATAACTTTATCGTGaagttataatagcaacaagcatgaataagagtacatttcaacattaccaaagcaagaccattacgCATGACCCTCTTTAAGTACACTTGTGTAATGAATAAGTAAAGCcacataaccttacttaatcaagtaaacatagcaagaaccataaccaatgtccgacttcacataacataacattaagaaTACGTAATATCATACTCTAGGAATAGAGACCAAGTAAATGTTTATAAGACTAATCAACATCATATCTTGTCATTAAcgtgtaagatcatcatatatatatcatttacatttgcaagcatatatatacataaaacatcctcctaagacttccctcaaggctaactagtgcaatgtataagtagagtcccatacccctacctagactaagctaaaccccttaggtcatcttagttagagttcattttaccttttgggaatatcttgccttaactgacatagaccacataaggTAATGTCGAATCCggtacaccgaaagaaggcggactacttgccaaggtagtaccaaaacatgaacatatcaactacgtggatccactagctagtattcctgtgggatcaacatagttcaagaaataggagATATAGTAGGGACCCTccttatgctacatgcattagagtatccaatctcaagagtacatttgTGAtcttaccttccctatgtggaaagggacactcctcactctagttcactcggtgctaacctagagtcccttttgaaatgtctttaatatctttattaatcatcatatcttaatgtaggtcatagggtctaaccctttcataaacatcatcatcgTCATAGTTCAATAAggattgcatgagtattgtcctttcattacaatccatataagtgaggttagcacattaacatattcacatcatgataaggcacattggtaagttatcatccttataacatttacatcttagacaacacctcacaaaccatactcaagacatttcaattcaacatcataccaatcctaatacaaggcatactttaatgcaacatcatcacttaaccacAAGGAAccataataaaatttaaagagttgagatcacaagacttatcaagtcttcttcatgatccatcatcaaggtcttaccatcaacccttaattcaacccaataaggTGTAATATTACCACATAATagtaaccaacatgataacaacaCCAATTGAATCATTACATCACAATATATCtttagttcatagcttaagacaagaaatttaggtcaaagtcataatctagatcaattactcaagaactagcatggtaggactataattcaccctAATCTATTAATAATTGATACCAtatcatcatctagtagtaattcaaccaataaccaattcaattaaaccaacattacacaattcatatcaaggtCATAACCTAGGATTAAGGGGAAtatgtcatcttctacaaactagaccaatccctcaataacataattgagttaaaatacatgttaatatattcataatatccaaactaaatcatgaacaaagcaattcacaagatcaactTCGAGATTGaaaaagacccacatgaaaacccatcttttgaaatcaatttgatggaaccctttgaggagagaggtctcaaaggtgaaaggaatctcataccttattgtttgatgaagattgatggagaaacctTGGTAATTGCAGCCCTAAAACCCACCTTGACCTTTTCTTctatggagttcttcaactagagagagaaagaagagagaaggaagagaatttgggtttgtgaattatgagagcttaagttagtctaattagcttagggtctttatataggttgttaactTAATTAAACCTCTACTAACCCCTAATTGACCTCCTAAATAatccaactaattaaattaattaattcaaaacgTGTAGCAAAAACAGTCCTCATAGACGAGATCATGATCGACGGATCGTGTATCCATCGACATGCACTGTTCCCTCGTGTTGCACACTCGtcaatgagttcagagacttgtCAAAACGGACCCTTGCCCAAAAGttctaagtgtccatcgacggaggcaatcgacgccctgTTGATTGGACCACGAGTCGTCTGTGACATTCGTTGGTAACACTGTCTATTGACAGCTTTTAGTCacttttgggtcctcctcaagggcccttaggtggtccttggggagtcgtgcatggacgtttcgactatgaactaactctaatacgtatTAGACactcttccaccaattttcatcatttttcgactcctaaaagctagtcaaataggctaaggcacgctagcacctcattgaactagttttcggacgtcatggacgttttgatttctaaactttctaaatgacttatattcattaagatAGACCTTCAAACAGTGTATAAACCTTTTGACACTCGTGTTAGGCTCTAGAGACTTCTTAaactttcaaagtgttacattctCGTCCTAATTTGTGCAGCCCACCCACTTCACATACACAACTTTTCTTGGTTGCACTTTGTCTTAAATTTTTCCATACCACTATCTATATCCTTGGGTCAACCAAAGTAATCATTTGACACCTATAGCACCTCTTTCGATGTTTTTCTAATGTAACTAGTTGTCCTACTCCATATGCTTCCCACATGTCCATTACTCCTCCAAGCCTCCATTGCTTGCTCTCCAGTTATACAACGGACGACAAATGTCAAACCATCCTATTTAGTCCTTGGCTAGACATATAAATTCTTGTGGCTCCTCCTCATTTAATTTCCAAGTTCATCACCAAAATAACCCactatccaaaaaaaaaaaaagaactcgcAAAGTTATTATTAATTCCACTCTCCATAAAGATAAATgagaagaagttgaaaatgagaatgcattataaaaaaaaaaattgaatacatTATCTATAAGCAACTGGTGGGCGAATCCAAGTTGAAAATGGCATTTGCATTAGTGCAATTGCAGCCTGCCCCATTGCCATCTCTTGTTAATCTCCGAAAAAGAACATACAGTAATCTTTGTTTGCAATCCCTCTGTACTTGTTCGGCCGCTCCTAAATTGCTCAACGCTCAATTCTTCACCCGGAAAGGGAATAATAATTGTTCTATGATTGTAAAATCTTCTGTGGATTTTTCCCCTATTGTGTCTCCGGGGGATGAATGGGGTATTTGGATGTCTCTTTTTGCAACTGGCGCTTTTGGTCTCTGGTAAATATTCTCATTATACTGTTAGATTGTTAATTATATAACAGTTCAACAATCATAATTGTTTCTTCATTGGTGATGCTCATATTTGAACTTACTATGTTTGATTCAGAGGCTTAGTGTGCATTAGTCCATGTTTCATtgtgaaattagaaaaaaaaaagtagtttttGTTTTCAAAGTGGAAGTAATTGAATTTGTTGCCTTTGGCCATGAATACATACTGTAGTTGTTTCTGACTTTGTGTGACTAATTTGGAATGAAAAAAGTGAAAGCacctttcttctttttgttttttaatcttgaaaattCTGGATTCTTGAAATCTAGGATTTTATGGACAAAAGTGTTTGAAGTTCAGCTTTggaaaaaagtgaaaatttttATATCTACATAtctgatgattttttttatatatttacatagtGAGAACAAAATCTAATGGGTTCACATGAACTCGGAAGTGGGTCTCTAGATTCCCCCCTGGTTTGACTTGTATAGCCAACTCATCTGGCTAATTGTTTGAATTGTTTCAACACACATCTTCAGTTCcccatttttgttttttgttgtgTCAAATTTGCCTAGTAAACATTTATGTGGAATTCCAAAGAGTATATGTTTGATAGGAGATTATGGAGGTCACTTATTAGAATAGGAGGTTAGTTCGATAGCGGAGAGTCCGAGTTATTCTTTTAGACTATTAGCCATGCCATTAGTCATAATATTACTCTTCTAGTTGCTTGTCCTTTGAGTTTGGTTATTATCTGGAGTTTCTTGTACACTTTGATTATCGTTTTATATGTGATGTCTATTGTTAGGATGATTAGTCTGTTGTTGATAGTATTTTTTCACGACTTccttcatttttgttatttcttttctATATATTGCTTTGGACTATTTTTTTATGGAGTTGAGGGTCTACCGGAGACAGTCTCTCTAGCTCTAAGGTAGTTGTATGGTCTGTGTACACTCTATCATCCCCATACCCCTTTTTGTGGGAATACAATTGATATGTTGCTGTCCAAAGAACCTATGTTGGTTTGACATCTGAAGTATGAGAATGTTCTGAACTCTGAAGGTCAGAGAAGACTAAAATTGGGAGTATGGTTAGTGCTGCATTGGTTAGCACATTGGTGGGACTGACTGCAAGTAATATGGGCATTATTCCTTATGAAGCGCAAGCATATTCAGTTGTGTTGAAATACCTGCTGCCATTGACAATACCGCTACTGTTGTTCAGAGCCAATATGCAGGATGTGATACGCTCTACCGGTCCTCTACTCTTGGCTTTCTTGCTCGGATCAGGTCCTTTTGCTAACTAAAAGTACCGCTCTTTTCTCTTATCTCCAATATTAGTTTATATCCTTTTGCCTGATTGCTGAAGTTAATGCAGGCAGTTGTTTCTTTTAGTTCTAGTTGAAAATGTACTCTCTGATGGACTAAACATTGCTAGTTTCAGGATTTAGTTTCATTAATTTGTTACGGTGGTTGCAAACCAGCTTGAATTTTCAGTAAATACGATTCGAATGAAGCTAATTGGATATGATCATCCAATAActtgataaattaaatattatttgttcTATTAGTTCATTAGATCATTGTTTGTCCAGCTTCATAGCATGCTACTTGTGAGTATTTCAACCAAGGATGCGCATATATCCGCTGTTTACAATTTTGGGAGCAAAGGGTTAACCATTAAACCTGTATTTTGAGAACTTTCTTAAGATAATGCTTCACAATGACAAGTATTTCACAAAGGCTCTTCCAATTTTTGATGGTAAACCATTTGTGACTTATCTTTTTGTGCTAAAGTGGTGTTGGAAGTACTTAGTCAGTGATTGTTATGAATGAGCCATGTTTAACAAGCCCAATCAATTAAAGATGAGTAGTGATGCATCGTATCTTTGTTCGAACATGATAGAACCTAAAGATGCCTTAGTAGATGTAGAAACACGTACAGTAGTAGCTAAATTTCGAAATATTGTTTCAGAAATTGAACAAACACAActcttcaattttttgaaaaatgttttctaatACTCATAAAAATCACTCAGGTTTACCTTATTTTGAGAAGCTCCGTGCCTGACTTTAGAATCAAGATATTCTTGGTTTTTTAACATGAATAGACACTTGCAGTTCAGTGGTGGATGTCCCATAACTTTTCAAACATGGTGAATTCTAGCCACCACGTGGGCACAAATTGACAGATAAATGCGTGTGTCATCTTCTTTTTATTGTATACGCAGGGCAATCTACTAACTTCAACTTTCAAGTAGTGTGTGAAAGCCTTatgttgttttcattttttttcttccaatgTGACAGCCGGGACGATTATTGGGACCCTAGTCGCATATATGCTGGTGCCTATGAGATCACTTGGTCAAGATAGTTGGAAAATAGCTGCTGCCCTCATGGGCAGCTACATTGGTGGAAGTAAGTAGTGTAactaaaacttttttttgttaggGCCTGCATGGAGGGTAGATGTTCCCTgtatgtttcatttgttttgttgTCATGAATGTATATTTAATTGGAACCCAATCTCAGAGATGAAAATTAAGCCGCAACACAGGATGGAAATTAGGTCAATTGGACTAAATAAAGGAAAACTTGGGTGTCAGGTTCACTAAATTTAGTGGCTTATTTTTGGTCAATGGCAATATTTTGATTAGATATTTTTAAGCTGACTGAACTTTCCTACTGTTTGTACatgtaatttttgaaattaactAAAGAATGGTTTCTGATGCCGTAATGACAGGAATCCAAGAACATAAATCACCAAGAATGAAAGAACTCAGAGTTTGCTATTCCAATTATGCATTTCTGAACAAGCTTTTTGAAGAATATGTAGATTTCTAGAAGCAATGAGAAGCACTTCCCTAGGATATTAGTAcaagaaaatcaacaacaacaaagcaGTGTAATTACCCTACCTTTATGGGGTAGAGGGTTGTTTCTGATTGGCCATTGGAACCTCCTCCTTTTATCTGGACTTGGACCAGCAGTATTAGCAAGCTCTCCTAGGGGAGTTTAGGAAAATTAGTACAAGTATTCCATTTAAATTtagttttgtttgataaaattaagaaatatttagGATAATATTTTATACAGTAACTTTGTCATTGCCGAATTTCCAGTTTAATATTGAGTGAGCTATTTAAGAAGAGATTTTTGATGAAGGAATATCTTGCAAGCGGAAATAACTATTAGGAAGtcctttaaattttagaaacaaaGCTGGATATCTTCAGATTGTTCTTCCTAATTCTATATTTTCCAGTGTAGGTATCATGTGAAATGACATGCTTATATTTGATGTTGCATGCAACAAAACTGAGACAATCACACATACACGTGCACACATACATAgatttatgtatattatgtaCATGTAATACATTGGAATCACTTTCCGTTGGCGTGGGAACCTATTTGTGCAAGATTAATAGTCTCTCAGCAGAAATACATCATAGATAGTTCCACGCCTTTGTGCTTGTCTAAAGCGAAAGAATGTATTCATTACAAGCACTTCTGCAGCTTCGTTATTATCCATTTAATGTTCTCTCTCTGGTTTTACAGCCATTAATTATGTTGCTATCTGTGAGGCACTTGGTGTGTCTCCATCAGTTATGGCTGCAGGTGTTGCTGCAGATAATGTTATTTGTGCAATATATTTTATTGCACTGTTTTCATTTGCCTCCAAAATACCTCCAGAGGCTTCGGCATCAAGTGATGGTAAGTATTATTTAGGACATAAAAATGATGTCATGAGATGTTTCATGTTGCTCTTCGCGTTTGTATGTGTTTCCGTTGATATTTTGCTTAGTTTCTCTGCTTATAATCAACTTAGTTctgaaaagaattttttattctATGCCTTGTAATTCATCATCACTGGATTCTGATTTTCTCTTTGAAGTCGTAGTTTATAAAGATATGGGCATGGTTGTATCCCTTGTTGCTGATCATCTGCTCTCATAAGCAAGTTTAAGCTGCCTAAAAAATTAGGCAAGTCCAATTACCGAGTAGTTTACTGTTGTATTATTTTGGCAGATGCTACTGAGGTTGTGAACTTGGACCCTAGCAAGAAACCTGTGCTGCAGATTGCTACATCAGTTGCCGTTTCGTTTGCTATTTGTAAATTTGGAACTTGGGTTTGTCGGTTTTTTGGAACTCAAGGATGTGATCTTCCTGCTATTACAgcaattgttgttgttttagcGACATTATTTCCTGCATATTTTAGAAACCTTGCAAATGCTGGTGATGCAGTTGCAATAGTGTTGATGCAGGTAATTGAAGTGCCTCAGTGGTTTTTTATTCTAGTGTTTAAAGCATATGTAATTCCATTGTTTGTTGTGTGAAACAGATATTTTTTGCTGTTGTGGGGGCGAGCGGGAGTATTTGGAATGTGATGAATACAACACCAAGTATATTTGTGTTTGGTTTAGTTCAAGTAAGTGTACATGTTATTGTGACTGTAGGATTAGGGAAGTTATTTGGGTTGGATGTAAAGATGTTGGTTTTAGCATCGAATGCTAATGTTGGAGGGCCTACAACAGCATGTGGAATGGCGAATGCAAAGGGATGGTCCTCTTTAGTTGTTCCTGCTATTCTTGCTGGCATATTTGGGATTTCTATTGCCACATTTCTTGGCATTGCTTTTGGAATCTTTCTTctcaaacacatgtactaatttctactttcctctgcttcatTTAGCTGCTATATGTTGCCTCTTGTTTATCCAATGAAAATAATGTAGTAAGTTTTCCACATGGGCCCACTATCTACCGCcaattttcacttttattaaATCCTAAATTTTTCATGATTTGCTAATCAAATTTAGTTACTCTCAAAATCCTAATGTGCCTCATAAAATTGCATTGAAAAAATAACGTATATTATTTGAGAATGCtctaaaaattactataaattataataattaataatttaaaatatttaaaagatataaaaacaaTTTGGTTTAACTTTTGAACATAAAAAGTAACAcatgttatttaaaaattacataattacaATGATTAATAACTTAACATAtcaacaagataaaaaaaaggcTAATTTTTTTACTGTTTGTGTGACATAAATTAGGATTTGgatgataatttaaaaaatttaattttgattatacattataaaatagctgaaaaattaaaatgatatatatttaaaaataacccATCGAACTGTCCTAGAGACACCCCTTATGTTACTTATACtcctatttatttttacttaaatatagaaacacatGCTTTATTTCTACCCTCAATTTCATCACTACATTTATTTGCTAtttcaaattgaaattaaaaagacAAATATGTTTCTAAATTAGCTCACTTATGACCAAAATATACTATAACAATCTTTATGTTAATAAAATAAAGGTAGGATAGTAAAACTTGAATAATAAAACTAGAAAAGAAGAGAGTGAATAATATTGCAAGAGAAAAGCAAAAAGGAGTAATAAAAGAAGAgagatataaaaaataagtagtAGCTTAGTATCATTGTGTGTTTTGTTTACGTTACTTCTCAATGTCCTTTTATAGGCATTATTACTTGGAGTGGTTAGTGCTACAGTAATACGGTGAGGTCATCCATGACATACATcaaataatgtatttataacactcctcctttaatattcttatatatatatatatatatgatgttgcCTCGTTACAAGTTTCTTGAAGGAAGTTACTTGTAAGCTGATTGTAGGAATCCATTTGTAGAATACTTGTAAGTTGTTTATAAGAATCTAATTGTGTGAGTTGCTTATAAAAATCTGCTTGTGGAGCTGCTTGTAAGTTTCTTAGGAATCTGTTTCTAGAGTTGCTTATATGTGATCTGCTTGTGGAGCTGCTTGTAAGTTACCTTCTTGATTTCAAACTTATCCAGAGAATTTTGTAATGGACATCTATAATTATTAGAGTTTATCaatagataatgtgcctcgttaaaaccttactaggaaaatcttattggaaaaaattctagtgaagggaAAAAGAGTAAACATATCTAGTAATACGTATTGAGAGCTGTCTCATTAAAAACCATACCAGGAAAATTCAGTGAGACAAAACTTTGATCAAAGGAAAGAGTGCAGCACATATTTTCTCCCCCttattaaaacatcacttaattctTGTAAGGATGTCTCTCAATCTTATACTTAGCTTTTCAAATGTTGATATTGATTATATCTTTGTGACCAAATCATATTCATGAAGACGTTGCATCCTTGAGTTTATCCTTAAATATCGTTTTCTTGTCCATAGATATGTTGAGTTCAACCAATAGATCATTGGCAATCACTTAGTTTGTAACCTTTTGGGTGTAGGTAAATTGCTCATTCGACTTGTTTGTAGCAATATCCAAGTGACAAAGATTTTCATGATTACAAAATTGATTGTCTTGTTGGGTAATACAAATATGATTGTATTTCCACATGAAAGACAAATATCACTCTTGAGATCAAATTTCATTTAACTCAAATGATTTTCTGCAGTTTCACAACCAATAAACCTGAACAAGATTGGttagaaaaaacaaatttatgt
This window encodes:
- the LOC107015347 gene encoding uncharacterized protein LOC107015347 isoform X1; this translates as MAFALVQLQPAPLPSLVNLRKRTYSNLCLQSLCTCSAAPKLLNAQFFTRKGNNNCSMIVKSSVDFSPIVSPGDEWGIWMSLFATGAFGLWSEKTKIGSMVSAALVSTLVGLTASNMGIIPYEAQAYSVVLKYLLPLTIPLLLFRANMQDVIRSTGPLLLAFLLGSAGTIIGTLVAYMLVPMRSLGQDSWKIAAALMGSYIGGTINYVAICEALGVSPSVMAAGVAADNVICAIYFIALFSFASKIPPEASASSDDATEVVNLDPSKKPVLQIATSVAVSFAICKFGTWVCRFFGTQGCDLPAITAIVVVLATLFPAYFRNLANAGDAVAIVLMQIFFAVVGASGSIWNVMNTTPSIFVFGLVQVSVHVIVTVGLGKLFGLDVKMLVLASNANVGGPTTACGMANAKGWSSLVVPAILAGIFGISIATFLGIAFGIFLLKHMY
- the LOC107015347 gene encoding uncharacterized protein LOC107015347 isoform X2, yielding MAFALVQLQPAPLPSLVNLRKRTYSNLCLQSLCTCSAAPKLLNAQFFTRKGNNNCSMIVKSSVDFSPIVSPGDEWGIWMSLFATGAFGLWSEKTKIGSMVSAALVSTLVGLTASNMGIIPYEAQAYSVVLKYLLPLTIPLLLFRANMQDVIRSTGPLLLAFLLGSAGTIIGTLVAYMLVPMRSLGQDSWKIAAALMGSYIGGNATEVVNLDPSKKPVLQIATSVAVSFAICKFGTWVCRFFGTQGCDLPAITAIVVVLATLFPAYFRNLANAGDAVAIVLMQIFFAVVGASGSIWNVMNTTPSIFVFGLVQVSVHVIVTVGLGKLFGLDVKMLVLASNANVGGPTTACGMANAKGWSSLVVPAILAGIFGISIATFLGIAFGIFLLKHMY